In Eleutherodactylus coqui strain aEleCoq1 chromosome 11, aEleCoq1.hap1, whole genome shotgun sequence, a single window of DNA contains:
- the FLRT1 gene encoding leucine-rich repeat transmembrane protein FLRT1 — protein MTVTTTTTTTAAAASAVATTTATATTVAMTTATLDLRDWLFLCYGLIAFLTEVIDSTNCPYVCRCDNGFIYCNDRGLTSIPAEIPDDATTLYLQNNQINNAGVPPELKTKTNVRVIYLYENDLDEFPLNLPRSLRELHLQDNNIRSVTRDALSRIPLIEKLHLDDNSVSTVSIEDDAFLDSRQLRLLFLSRNHLSSIPNGLPHTLEELRLDDNRISTIPLHAFKGLNNLRRLVLDGNLLANQRIADDTFSRLQNLTELSLVRNSLAAPPLNLPAAHLQKLYLQDNAITHIPYNTLSKMRQLQRLDLSNNNLTALPRGLFDDLENLSQLLLRNNPWFCGCNLIWLRDWVKARATIVNVRGLMCQGPEKVRGMAIKDITHEMDECFEGGPQSNVASARATPAGPSITTPPQGSLFTLKSKRPGIRLPDSNLDYPMETGAGTKSLVISVKPLTADSIRITWKSSIPASSFRLSWLRLGHSPAVGSITETLVQGDKTEYLLTALEPRSTYIICMVSMETGNTYLTDESPVCAKAETGDIYGPTTTLNREQNADPLAGLPLAGIIGGAVTLVFLFLILASICWYVHRAGQLLTRERACSRGSRKKDDYIESGTKKDNSILEIRGPGLQMLPINPHRAKEEYVIHTIFPSNGTSLYKSTHTIGYGTHRGYRDGGIPDTDYSYT, from the coding sequence ATGACGGTCACCACAACCACTACTACCACTGCGGCGGCTGCCTCCGCAGTGGCCACCACAACTGCAACCGCTACCACGGTTGCTATGACAACAGCTACCTTGGACTTACGTGACTGGCTATTCCTGTGTTATGGACTTATTGCATTTTTAACAGAAGTAATAGATAGCACCAATTGTCCCTATGTATGTCGCTGTGACAATGGTTTCATCTACTGTAACGACCGAGGTCTAACGTCTATCCCAGCTGAGATTCCAGATGATGCAACCACCCTCTACCTCCAGAACAATCAGATTAACAATGCTGGAGTTCCACCAGAGCTGAAAACTAAAACCAACGTTAGAGTTATCTATTTGTACGAGAACGACCTAGACGAGTTCCCACTCAACCTTCCCCGTTCACTTAGAGAACTTCACCTCCAAGATAACAACATACGCAGCGTGACGCGGGATGCTCTTTCCCGTATACCACTCATAGAAAAACTTCACTTAGATGACAACTCTGTGTCGACTGTCAGCATTGAAGATGATGCCTTCCTAGATAGTCGTCAACTTCGCTTGCTTTTCCTTTCACGCAACCATCTCAGCAGCATTCCCAATGGTTTGCCGCACACTTTGGAAGAGCTAAGATTAGACGATAATCGCATTTCTACCATTCCACTTCATGCCTTCAAGGGACTCAATAATTTACGGAGGCTAGTGCTCGATGGCAATCTCCTGGCAAATCAGCGCATTGCAGATGACACGTTTAGTCGTCTCCAAAACTTGACTGAGCTGTCCTTGGTAAGAAATTCATTGGCTGCCCCACCTTTAAACCTACCTGCTGCTCATCTACAGAAGCTGTATTTACAGGACAATGCCATCACACATATTCCCTATAATACACTGTCCAAGATGAGGCAACTACAGAGACTGGATTTGTCCAATAACAACCTTACTGCACTCCCTCGTGGCCTTTTTGATGACCTAGAGAACCTGAGCCAACTCCTCCTCAGGAATAATCCCTGGTTTTGTGGTTGCAATCTTATTTGGCTTCGGGACTGGGTGAAGGCTAGAGCCACTATTGTCAATGTACGGGGCTTAATGTGCCAGGGCCCTGAGAAAGTTAGGGGTATGGCCATTAAAGACATCACTCATGAGATGGATGAATGTTTTGAGGGTGGTCCCCAGAGCAATGTAGCATCAGCACGAGCAACACCTGCGGGTCCTTCTATCACTACCCCTCCCCAAGGATCCCTGTTTACTCTCAAGTCTAAAAGGCCAGGTATTCGATTGCCAGATTCCAATCTGGATTACCCTATGGAAACCGGAGCAGGGACAAAGTCTTTGGTGATTAGTGTCAAACCATTGACAGCTGACAGTATTCGCATCACTTGGAAGTCTTCTATTCCAGCCAGTTCTTTCCGTCTGAGCTGGTTGAGACTAGGTCATAGCCCAGCTGTTGGCTCTATAACAGAAACCTTGGTGCAAGGAGACAAGACAGAGTATTTGTTAACTGCACTGGAACCCAGATCTACCTACATTATCTGTATGGTATCAATGGAGACAGGGAACACGTATCTTACAGATGAGTCACCCGTATGTGCCAAGGCAGAGACAGGGGATATCTATGGTCCTACTACTACACTTAATCGAGAACAAAATGCTGACCCTCTGGCTGGTTTACCCCTGGCGGGCATTATTGGTGGGGCAGTCACACTTGTCTTCCTTTTTCTCATCTTGGCATCAATCTGCTGGTATGTCCATCGAGCTGGGCAATTACTAACCCGTGAAAGAGCCTGCAGTCGCGGAAGCCGAAAGAAAGACGACTATATTGAATCTGGCACCAAGAAAGATAACTCTATATTGGAGATCAGAGGACCAGGGCttcaaatgctaccaataaaccCTCACAGAGCCAAGGAGGAGTATGTGATCCATACCATATTTCCATCTAATGGTACCAGTCTTTACAAAAGTACCCACACGATAGGTTATGGCACTCACAGGGGATACAGAGATGGTGGTATTCCTGACACAGACTACTCCTATACATGA